In the genome of Neovison vison isolate M4711 chromosome 3, ASM_NN_V1, whole genome shotgun sequence, one region contains:
- the OAS1 gene encoding 2'-5'-oligoadenylate synthase 1, which produces MWELEETPAKHLDKFIENRLLPDTNFRRQIKDAVHIISTFLKEECFQGAPHPVRVTKVIKGGSSGKGTSLRGRSDADLVVFLSNLGSFQEQLDKRAEFIWEIKRQLEACQRKEIFEVRFEVGSLQWEKPRALSFWLTHRYLPQEVEFDVLPAFDVLGQWTNNGQPNPEVYITLIRECQALRREGEFSTCFTELQRDFLRQRPTKVKSLIRLVKHWFQKCKKKLGKPLPQQYALELLTVYAWEEGSNRTEFSTAQGFQTVLKLVLNYHQLCIYWTKYYNFENRIIGQYLQRQLAKARPVILDPADPTGNVAGGDSYPWQRLAEEARVWLSYPCFKKGDGSPVGSWDVPLAEDMEDSWATCEHRMYSPEAYGWHSVAAGRSLSAGMMPSTAPKEDDWACAIL; this is translated from the exons ATGTGGGAGCTGGAAGAGACCCCAGCCAAGCACCTGGACAAGTTCATTGAAAACCGTCTCCTGCCAGACACGAATTTCCGCAGGCAGATCAAGGATGCCGTCCACATCATCTCCACCTTCCTGAAGGAGGAGTGTTTCCAAGGAGCCCCCCACCCTGTGCGGGTGACCAAAGTCATCAAG GGTGGCTCTTCAGGCAAAGGCACGTCCCTCAGAGGCCGATCAGATGCTGACCTTGTGGTTTTTCTTAGCAACCTTGGGAGTTTTCAGGAGCAGCTTGACAAAAGAGCAGAGTTCATCTGGGAAATTAAGAGGCAGTTGGAAGCCtgtcaaagaaaagaaatctttgaaGTGCGGTTTGAGGTTGGGAGTCTGCAGTGGGAGAAGCCTCGAGCCCTCAGCTTCTGGCTCACGCACCGCTATCTCCCTCAAGAGGTGGAGTTTGATGTGCTGCCTGCCTTTGATGTCCTGG GTCAGTGGACCAATAACGGCCAACCTAACCCTGAAGTCTACATCACGCTCATCCGAGAGTGCCAGGCGCTGCGGAGAGAGGGCGAGTTCTCCACCTGCTTCACGGAGCTGCAGCGAGACTTCCTGAGGCAGCGCCCAACCAAGGTGAAGAGCCTGATCCGCTTGGTCAAGCACTGGTTCCAGAAG TGTAAGAAGAAGCTTGGGAAACCACTGCCGCAGCAGTATGCCTTGGAGCTCCTGACAGTCTATGCCTGGGAGGAAGGCAGCAACAGAACAGAGTTCAGCACGGCTCAGGGATTTCAGACCGTCTTGAAATTAGTCCTAAACTACCACCAGCTCTGCATCTACTGGACAAAGTATTACAACTTTGAAAACCGGATTATTGGACAATACCTGCAGAGGCAGCTTGCAAAAGCCAG GCCTGTGATTCTGGACCCGGCTGACCCAACGGGAAATGTGGCGGGTGGAGACTCATACCCCTGGCAGCGGCTGGCAGAGGAGGCCAGGGTCTGGCTGAGCTACCCATGCTTTAAGAAAGGAGATGGGTCTCCAGTGGGCTCCTGGGACGTGCCT CTTGCGGAAGACATGGAGGACAGCTGGGCAACTTGTGAGCACAGGATGTATTCTCCCGAGGCTTATGGATGGCACTCTGTAGCTGCTGGGAGGAGCCTCAGCGCAGGCATGATGCCGTCCACTGCCCCGAAGGAAGATGACTGGGCGTGTGCCATCCTCTGA